Proteins co-encoded in one Kutzneria chonburiensis genomic window:
- a CDS encoding GAF and ANTAR domain-containing protein encodes MVEDRQAAVAAAIGKVARLDDVPIALDHVCRACAQMLDVDGVSLCTISDLGLGEPIAATNALSDHAVELEITIGVGPGMEALDEGETVLAHDLTSVSSSARWPALAAMLVGLGVQAVFALPLTTSDVTVGVLELYRRRPKPLTEAELADAQLFADYALHLLVIGDRDPSGWGIDALLTGSLSAQWARVHQAIGVVSAQLEIGASQAYQRLRAHTFASDLGLREVAGAVLDGRVRFTA; translated from the coding sequence GTGGTCGAAGATCGACAGGCCGCGGTTGCTGCGGCGATCGGGAAGGTCGCCCGCCTCGACGACGTGCCGATCGCGTTGGACCATGTCTGCCGCGCCTGTGCCCAGATGCTCGATGTGGACGGGGTCAGCCTGTGCACGATCAGCGACCTCGGCCTCGGCGAGCCGATCGCGGCCACCAACGCCCTGAGCGACCACGCGGTCGAGCTGGAGATCACCATCGGCGTGGGACCGGGTATGGAGGCGCTCGACGAGGGGGAGACGGTGCTCGCGCACGACCTGACCAGCGTCAGCAGCAGCGCTCGATGGCCGGCGCTGGCCGCGATGCTGGTGGGGCTCGGCGTGCAGGCGGTGTTCGCCTTGCCGCTGACCACCAGCGATGTGACGGTCGGGGTCCTCGAACTGTATCGGCGCAGGCCGAAACCGTTGACCGAGGCGGAGTTGGCCGATGCGCAGCTGTTCGCCGACTACGCCCTGCACCTGCTCGTCATCGGCGATCGCGACCCGTCCGGGTGGGGGATAGACGCCCTGCTGACCGGTTCGCTCAGCGCACAGTGGGCACGGGTCCACCAGGCCATCGGCGTGGTGTCCGCCCAGCTGGAGATCGGTGCCTCGCAGGCATATCAGCGGCTGCGGGCCCACACGTTCGCGAGCGACCTCGGATTGCGCGAGGTGGCCGGGGCCGTGCTGGACGGCCGCGTCCGGTTCACCGCCTGA
- a CDS encoding TFIIB-type zinc ribbon-containing protein: protein MASGSGSYSPDDGLMVRQYGLVNGRGSLGDRFRDPLVWVERFADEVLVRCPTCAECAIVLDHLGVPECQASRGNGRLVARRRLRCLACGLTKDGFPSERVFGVPVDPYFRLPLWLQADCCGKLLWAYNAEHLDLLESYVAARLRERRASPGSMSMLARLPAWLKSAKNRDEILRDIRRLRLSLPTARQ, encoded by the coding sequence GTGGCCTCGGGCAGCGGCTCCTATTCGCCTGACGATGGGCTGATGGTCAGGCAGTATGGGCTGGTGAACGGCCGTGGCAGTCTTGGTGACCGCTTCCGGGACCCGCTGGTCTGGGTGGAACGGTTCGCGGATGAGGTGTTGGTGAGGTGTCCGACGTGCGCTGAGTGCGCGATCGTGCTTGACCATCTGGGAGTGCCGGAGTGTCAAGCCAGCCGCGGCAACGGCCGCCTGGTGGCTCGGCGGCGTCTGCGCTGCCTGGCCTGCGGCCTGACCAAGGACGGGTTTCCGTCGGAGCGTGTGTTCGGCGTGCCGGTGGATCCCTACTTCCGGCTTCCCTTGTGGCTCCAGGCGGACTGCTGCGGCAAGCTCTTGTGGGCCTACAACGCCGAACATCTTGATCTCTTGGAGTCGTATGTCGCCGCCCGGCTTCGCGAACGTCGGGCAAGTCCTGGCTCGATGAGCATGCTGGCGCGACTCCCGGCCTGGCTCAAGTCGGCGAAGAATCGTGACGAGATTCTGCGGGACATCCGGCGGTTGCGGTTGTCGCTGCCAACTGCGCGACAGTGA
- a CDS encoding class I SAM-dependent methyltransferase — protein sequence MLLDDDALERSAVVANRDMNRERRLAGYVRELGVDIAGMIRERLDHGAETVRWLDLCCGTGTALLECARLIGDERLRITGLDLVDFFAGPGHPCVRLIVASVTAWTPDDRYDLVTCAHGLHYVGDKLGVLAKAASCLAEDGLLVANLDVATVRTGLGRRLGTTLRANGFEYDGRRRRITCRGRREVRLPVRYRGADDRAGPNYTGQPAVDSYYD from the coding sequence GTGCTGCTCGACGACGACGCGCTGGAACGATCGGCGGTCGTGGCCAACCGCGACATGAATCGCGAACGGCGCCTCGCCGGGTACGTGCGGGAGCTGGGTGTCGACATCGCCGGGATGATCCGGGAACGGCTCGACCACGGCGCCGAGACGGTCAGGTGGCTGGATCTCTGCTGCGGCACGGGAACGGCGCTGCTGGAATGCGCCCGGCTGATCGGCGACGAGCGGTTGCGCATCACCGGACTCGACCTCGTGGACTTCTTTGCCGGACCGGGACATCCGTGCGTGCGGTTGATAGTCGCGTCGGTCACCGCCTGGACACCTGACGACCGGTACGACCTGGTCACCTGTGCGCACGGGTTGCACTATGTCGGCGACAAGCTCGGTGTGCTGGCCAAGGCGGCGTCCTGTCTCGCCGAGGATGGCCTGCTGGTGGCGAACCTGGACGTCGCCACCGTGCGGACGGGACTCGGACGCAGGCTGGGTACTACGTTGCGTGCCAACGGATTCGAGTACGACGGGCGGCGGCGGCGCATCACCTGCCGGGGACGGCGCGAGGTGCGGTTGCCGGTTCGATACCGCGGAGCGGACGATCGGGCGGGGCCGAACTACACCGGCCAGCCGGCGGTGGACTCGTACTACGACTGA
- a CDS encoding S-adenosylmethionine decarboxylase family protein yields the protein MSKTLYVKYGSADLATAMREAVAQLGCTVVGELPVQFQPHGVTMVLVLAESHLTVSTYPEHRHA from the coding sequence CTGTCCAAGACCCTCTACGTCAAATACGGCTCCGCCGACCTGGCCACGGCGATGCGTGAAGCCGTCGCCCAGCTCGGCTGCACCGTCGTCGGCGAGCTGCCGGTCCAGTTCCAGCCCCACGGCGTCACCATGGTGCTGGTGCTGGCCGAGTCCCACCTGACCGTCTCCACCTATCCCGAACACCGTCACGCCTAA
- a CDS encoding DUF1931 family protein, which yields MPVFSVTRFERFFREAAGLHMDKSDLKRFEDFLDRNVHDLFVAAGVTAKANGRDVIEPADLPITKGLQECVREFRKLDEELDVAPMLAQVIALPPPLHRTVSADARDRLPHIAGGLGVALARAFPIVAPSVKNPGTAEWEQVFALFDLLL from the coding sequence ATGCCGGTTTTCAGCGTGACCCGCTTCGAACGGTTCTTTCGCGAGGCCGCGGGTCTGCACATGGACAAGAGCGACCTCAAGCGGTTCGAGGACTTCCTTGACCGGAACGTGCACGACCTGTTCGTGGCGGCCGGTGTGACCGCGAAGGCGAACGGCCGAGACGTGATCGAGCCGGCCGACCTGCCGATCACCAAGGGTCTCCAGGAATGCGTGCGTGAGTTCCGCAAGCTGGACGAGGAACTGGACGTGGCGCCGATGCTGGCGCAGGTGATCGCGCTGCCGCCGCCGTTGCACCGGACCGTCAGCGCTGACGCGCGAGACCGGTTGCCGCACATCGCCGGCGGACTCGGCGTCGCTCTGGCGCGCGCGTTCCCGATCGTCGCCCCGTCCGTGAAGAACCCGGGCACCGCCGAGTGGGAACAGGTGTTCGCGCTGTTCGACCTGTTGCTGTAG
- a CDS encoding non-oxidative hydroxyarylic acid decarboxylases subunit B gives MRLIVGMTGATGAVLGVRLLEQLATMPEVETHLVVSRWARATIELETGRSVREVGALADVVYGPDDQGAAISSGSFRVDGMVIVPCSMKTLAGVRAGYAHTLVGRAADVVLKERRPLVLVPRETPLSDIHLENMLALARMGVRIVPPMPAFYQHPSTVDEIVDHIVTRVLDQFDLPVPAASRWQGMHAARTSSV, from the coding sequence GTGCGACTCATCGTGGGAATGACCGGGGCGACCGGCGCGGTGCTGGGCGTGCGCCTGCTGGAGCAGCTGGCCACGATGCCGGAGGTGGAGACCCACCTGGTGGTCTCCCGCTGGGCTCGCGCCACCATCGAGCTGGAGACCGGCCGCTCGGTGCGGGAGGTCGGCGCGCTGGCCGACGTCGTGTACGGGCCCGACGACCAGGGCGCGGCGATCTCGTCCGGCTCGTTCCGGGTCGACGGCATGGTCATCGTGCCGTGTTCGATGAAGACGCTGGCCGGCGTTCGCGCCGGCTATGCCCACACGCTGGTCGGCCGGGCCGCGGATGTGGTGCTCAAGGAGCGCCGGCCGCTGGTGCTGGTGCCCCGGGAGACCCCGCTGAGCGACATCCACCTGGAGAACATGCTCGCGCTGGCCCGGATGGGCGTGCGCATCGTGCCGCCGATGCCGGCCTTCTACCAGCATCCGTCCACTGTGGACGAGATCGTGGACCACATCGTCACCCGAGTGCTCGACCAGTTCGACCTGCCCGTGCCGGCGGCCAGCCGTTGGCAGGGCATGCACGCCGCCCGGACGTCGAGCGTCTGA
- a CDS encoding PrsW family intramembrane metalloprotease, producing the protein MTATHVRPVRRQWPRIFGVGLTLWLLSAVVTYLTGNPNLLPTLVLVGSFLLPVTFVAWAFERRDSGEITAELVCGTFLVGGVLGVLGASVLEAYLLHPSSWLYLGVGLIEEAVKLVALALLTRRLVVRSPRDGMILGGAVGFGFAAFETAGYALTALFTPQGLSLSDVVTTELLRGVLTPVGHGLWTAILGGVLFATVHNGRIRFTVRLLVAYLGVSLLHAVWDSMSGIALTLTLLLTGGPHWEFDLSRGWLAEPTAGQVRVYTELTWLGYAVVGLIGVLWLAAMVRRARR; encoded by the coding sequence ATGACCGCCACGCACGTCCGGCCGGTCCGCCGGCAATGGCCCCGGATCTTCGGCGTCGGGCTGACGCTGTGGCTGCTGTCGGCGGTCGTCACCTACCTCACCGGCAACCCCAACCTGCTCCCGACGCTGGTGCTGGTGGGCAGCTTCCTGCTGCCGGTCACGTTCGTCGCGTGGGCGTTCGAGCGCCGCGACTCCGGCGAGATCACCGCGGAGCTGGTGTGCGGCACGTTCCTGGTGGGCGGCGTGCTGGGTGTGCTGGGCGCCTCGGTGCTGGAGGCGTATCTGCTGCACCCGTCGTCCTGGCTGTACCTCGGGGTCGGTCTGATCGAGGAAGCCGTCAAGCTGGTCGCGCTCGCCCTGCTGACCAGGAGACTCGTCGTGCGGTCGCCCCGGGACGGGATGATCCTCGGCGGCGCCGTCGGTTTCGGCTTCGCGGCGTTCGAAACCGCCGGCTATGCGCTGACGGCGCTGTTCACACCGCAGGGACTGTCCCTGTCGGACGTGGTGACCACCGAGCTGCTGCGCGGCGTGCTCACGCCGGTCGGACACGGACTGTGGACCGCGATCCTCGGCGGCGTCCTGTTCGCCACCGTCCACAATGGTCGGATCAGGTTCACGGTCCGGTTGCTGGTGGCGTACCTGGGTGTCTCGCTGCTGCACGCGGTGTGGGACTCGATGTCCGGTATCGCGTTGACACTCACGCTGCTGCTGACCGGCGGCCCGCACTGGGAGTTCGACCTGTCCCGCGGCTGGCTGGCGGAGCCGACAGCGGGCCAGGTGCGGGTGTACACCGAACTGACCTGGCTCGGCTACGCGGTGGTAGGGCTGATCGGTGTTCTCTGGCTGGCGGCCATGGTCAGGCGGGCCCGCAGGTAG
- a CDS encoding helix-turn-helix transcriptional regulator, translating into MVKSGQSEIVALPYRAGVGAPPGVEVVDFAGLAARAAGHGVDPWSLQRPEFHKLIAVRSGTLRCSLDFTDHELRAGSWLWVRPGQVHRYDSDLRCAEGRVVLFLSGFLDGATAEIAGVDRGPALPSAEVRGDSAQPVLDLLEAAYVEWGERPAEIQVELLRHLLAALVLRLSVTYGTDRETVEGEAFRRFQAAVERDFARTHRVADYAVRLGYSVRTLTRASQATVGRGAKRFIDDRVLLEAKRLLTHTDLTAAAIGQRVGFPEATAFTKFFRQHAKQTPSEFRSRST; encoded by the coding sequence ATGGTGAAAAGCGGTCAGTCTGAGATCGTCGCGCTGCCCTACCGGGCTGGTGTCGGCGCGCCGCCAGGTGTGGAGGTGGTGGACTTCGCCGGCCTGGCCGCACGAGCCGCCGGGCACGGCGTCGACCCCTGGAGCCTGCAGCGGCCTGAGTTCCACAAGTTGATCGCCGTCCGGTCCGGGACGCTGCGCTGCTCGCTGGACTTCACCGATCACGAACTGCGCGCCGGCAGTTGGCTGTGGGTCCGCCCCGGACAGGTGCACCGGTACGACTCGGACCTCCGTTGCGCCGAGGGGCGGGTCGTGCTGTTCCTGTCCGGTTTCCTGGACGGCGCCACGGCCGAGATCGCCGGCGTCGACCGCGGGCCCGCCTTGCCGTCTGCGGAGGTCCGGGGCGACAGCGCGCAGCCCGTGCTCGACCTGCTGGAAGCCGCGTACGTGGAGTGGGGCGAGCGGCCGGCGGAAATCCAGGTCGAGCTCCTGCGGCACCTCTTGGCCGCGCTCGTGCTGCGGCTGTCCGTCACGTACGGCACCGACCGGGAAACGGTTGAGGGAGAAGCGTTCCGGCGCTTTCAGGCCGCTGTGGAGCGGGACTTCGCCCGTACCCATCGCGTCGCGGACTACGCCGTCCGGCTCGGGTACAGCGTGCGCACCCTGACCAGGGCCAGCCAGGCGACCGTGGGCCGTGGCGCCAAGCGCTTCATCGACGACCGGGTCCTGTTGGAAGCCAAGCGCCTGCTCACACACACCGACCTGACCGCGGCAGCCATCGGTCAGCGAGTGGGTTTCCCCGAGGCCACGGCGTTCACCAAGTTCTTCCGCCAGCACGCGAAGCAGACCCCCTCCGAGTTCCGCAGCCGCAGTACATGA
- a CDS encoding M48 family metallopeptidase, which produces MSDQCPQCAGPLVSEQSTVAWCAVCDWNLDAYEAVKPRRLARWQHRTAYRLNREMFDSLAASAPGSRGWSTARVTLVTAAALLFATTVGLAALGIWLLVSFPLANVATVLLGLLTLGLAWLLRPRLERFTDDRGVLSRTDAPTLFALVERVAAAIGAPVPSIIVVDEDFNASAMTVGVRGRRVPRIGLPLWGVLDPQVRVALLGHELGHFVNGDPTHSLLTQQAFRTLGQVSVILSPDTLTMRRPSERLVQLVVWPFFWLASRFAAVGQLLLLWVGMREHQRAEYAADAVASRVAGSAATIRLMDDLVIGESLVLAIRTTELNARAHRSGSPGVGEWRQAAQRVRATLADRLPVLRQQTIRSNANLSHSHPPAGLRARILESWPEEVASLELSTADSDRIDAELAKRYARAGLDLVQS; this is translated from the coding sequence GTGTCCGACCAATGCCCCCAGTGCGCGGGCCCGCTCGTCAGCGAACAGTCGACGGTTGCCTGGTGCGCCGTGTGCGACTGGAATCTCGACGCCTACGAGGCGGTGAAGCCGCGCCGGCTGGCCCGGTGGCAGCACCGCACGGCCTACCGGCTGAACCGGGAGATGTTCGACTCGCTGGCTGCCTCGGCGCCCGGGTCGCGCGGCTGGTCGACGGCCCGGGTCACGCTGGTGACGGCGGCGGCGCTGCTGTTCGCGACGACGGTCGGCCTGGCCGCGCTGGGCATCTGGCTGCTGGTCAGTTTCCCGCTCGCGAATGTCGCGACGGTGCTGTTGGGCCTGCTGACACTAGGCCTGGCCTGGCTGCTGCGCCCGCGCCTGGAGCGGTTCACCGACGACCGAGGGGTGCTCTCCCGCACCGACGCGCCGACCCTGTTCGCGCTGGTGGAACGGGTTGCCGCGGCGATCGGGGCGCCGGTCCCGTCGATCATCGTCGTCGACGAGGACTTCAACGCGTCGGCGATGACGGTCGGCGTGCGCGGGCGCCGGGTGCCGCGGATCGGCTTGCCGCTGTGGGGTGTGCTCGACCCACAGGTGAGGGTCGCGCTGCTGGGGCACGAGCTGGGGCATTTCGTGAACGGCGATCCGACGCACTCGCTGCTGACCCAGCAGGCTTTCCGGACACTGGGCCAGGTGTCCGTCATTCTGTCGCCGGACACGCTGACCATGCGCCGCCCGTCGGAGCGGCTGGTCCAACTGGTCGTGTGGCCGTTCTTCTGGCTGGCCAGCCGCTTCGCCGCGGTCGGTCAGCTCCTGCTGCTGTGGGTAGGCATGCGCGAGCACCAGCGCGCCGAGTACGCCGCCGACGCCGTGGCCAGCCGGGTCGCCGGCAGCGCCGCGACCATCCGGCTCATGGACGACCTGGTCATCGGCGAGTCGCTGGTGCTGGCGATCCGCACCACCGAGCTGAACGCCCGCGCGCACCGCTCGGGCAGTCCCGGCGTCGGCGAGTGGCGGCAGGCCGCTCAGCGTGTCCGCGCCACGCTCGCCGACCGCCTGCCGGTGCTGCGCCAGCAGACGATTCGCAGCAACGCCAACCTGTCCCACTCGCACCCGCCGGCCGGCCTGCGGGCACGGATCCTCGAGTCGTGGCCGGAAGAGGTCGCCAGCCTCGAGCTCAGCACCGCCGACTCCGACCGCATCGACGCCGAGCTGGCCAAGCGCTACGCCCGCGCCGGCCTCGACCTGGTTCAGTCGTAG
- a CDS encoding AraC family transcriptional regulator produces MHDLHGAEFARKADYRTTHLDEARLVLADYFYANKIDLLAPAEQFGASFDLSRMGDISLGDLRFASDLRMRFGELGAYHVDLPLSGALAWHQGGADPSLATTSRAAVFQPIGDTTLDRWNDDCRLLAVKIERTALQGQLEQLLGTTIGTPPHLDPTMDVTEGPGRTWAQLATMVAGDMANPRGLLTNPLLAGRIQEALLTGLLLAVNHRHHDALMNPAPCSASQIKPAVDVIEAHPERPFTVSALAEVAAVSVRTLQHGFQRHLGMSPMSYLRQVRLVRAHQDLSAFGPDQVTVTQIAHKWGFGHVSRFAAAYRTRYGVGPSTTLRRATPR; encoded by the coding sequence ATGCATGATCTACATGGGGCAGAGTTCGCACGAAAGGCTGACTACCGCACGACCCATCTCGACGAGGCCCGACTCGTCCTGGCCGATTACTTCTACGCCAACAAGATCGATCTCCTGGCACCCGCCGAGCAGTTCGGTGCGTCTTTCGACCTCTCACGCATGGGGGACATCAGTTTGGGAGACCTCCGCTTCGCCAGCGACCTCCGCATGCGGTTCGGCGAACTCGGCGCCTATCACGTCGACCTTCCGCTGTCCGGTGCCCTGGCCTGGCACCAGGGCGGCGCCGATCCCTCGTTGGCCACCACCAGCCGCGCCGCCGTGTTCCAACCGATCGGGGACACCACGCTGGACCGCTGGAACGACGATTGCCGTCTGCTGGCCGTCAAGATCGAACGCACGGCACTGCAAGGCCAGTTGGAACAACTGCTGGGCACGACGATAGGCACGCCACCGCATCTGGACCCGACGATGGACGTCACCGAAGGTCCCGGACGCACCTGGGCGCAGTTGGCCACGATGGTCGCGGGAGACATGGCCAACCCACGAGGCCTGCTCACCAATCCGCTTCTCGCGGGCCGCATACAGGAAGCGCTGCTCACCGGACTCCTGCTGGCCGTGAACCACCGCCACCACGACGCCCTGATGAATCCGGCTCCGTGTTCGGCGTCCCAGATCAAACCCGCCGTCGACGTCATCGAAGCGCATCCCGAACGGCCGTTCACCGTGTCGGCGCTCGCCGAGGTCGCCGCCGTCAGTGTCCGAACCCTGCAACACGGCTTCCAGCGGCACCTTGGCATGTCTCCGATGAGCTATCTGCGCCAGGTGCGCCTGGTCCGCGCCCACCAGGACCTCAGCGCCTTCGGGCCCGACCAGGTGACCGTGACCCAGATCGCCCACAAGTGGGGCTTCGGGCACGTCAGCCGCTTCGCAGCTGCCTACCGCACACGCTACGGGGTCGGCCCGTCGACCACGCTTCGCCGGGCCACGCCGCGTTGA